A DNA window from Bdellovibrio sp. BCCA contains the following coding sequences:
- a CDS encoding ABC transporter permease yields the protein MKRILGFLIGLTIALLLTLFAGENPLNIFMILMKSAFGSMYDLGLTLSYTTPLIFCGLSVAIGFHAGLFNIGAEGQLTVAVLTAAAVGVLCPNIPFPLAPVVAFLAAILAGGLWGWIAGWLRAYRGSHEVIITIMLNFIAAGIASWFTLKIIPNPNSQNPETAMVSPNYMFKDYDLIARLFPDTPANASLGFAIVFAVLMWIFLWKTTWGFGLRAVGSNPEAAHRGGISEKKVQMLAMALAGALAGCVALSEVLGSAGQYRIGFSPDYGFIGIAVALLANNNPLGIIAAAFLMGALHKGASDLDLETTTITRDFSRIIQGLIILGVTAQGYWEWIKHKRRKD from the coding sequence GTGAAACGCATCCTCGGATTTTTAATCGGTCTTACTATCGCTTTGCTTTTGACTTTGTTTGCTGGTGAAAACCCTTTGAACATCTTCATGATTCTTATGAAGAGTGCTTTTGGTTCCATGTATGATTTGGGTCTGACTCTTTCCTACACGACACCTTTGATTTTTTGTGGTCTTTCAGTCGCTATCGGTTTTCATGCCGGATTATTTAATATCGGTGCTGAAGGACAACTCACTGTGGCTGTGCTTACGGCAGCGGCTGTTGGTGTACTTTGTCCAAACATTCCATTTCCTTTAGCTCCAGTTGTCGCGTTCCTAGCAGCGATTCTTGCCGGAGGACTGTGGGGATGGATCGCCGGATGGTTGCGCGCGTATCGTGGAAGTCATGAAGTGATTATCACAATCATGCTGAACTTCATCGCGGCAGGTATTGCGAGTTGGTTTACTCTTAAAATCATTCCAAATCCGAATTCTCAAAATCCTGAAACGGCGATGGTGTCGCCCAACTATATGTTTAAGGATTATGATTTGATCGCACGCCTTTTCCCAGACACTCCTGCGAATGCTTCTTTGGGCTTTGCGATTGTGTTTGCAGTTTTAATGTGGATATTTCTCTGGAAAACCACGTGGGGCTTTGGTTTGCGGGCTGTCGGCTCCAATCCTGAAGCCGCTCACCGTGGTGGAATTTCTGAAAAGAAAGTGCAAATGCTGGCGATGGCGTTGGCTGGAGCGCTTGCTGGTTGTGTCGCTCTTTCTGAAGTTTTAGGAAGTGCCGGACAGTATCGCATTGGATTTTCCCCGGACTATGGTTTTATCGGTATTGCCGTTGCGCTTTTAGCAAATAATAATCCCTTGGGTATTATCGCTGCCGCTTTCTTAATGGGCGCACTTCATAAAGGTGCTTCAGATCTGGATCTTGAGACAACGACAATCACTCGCGATTTTTCTCGCATCATCCAAGGTTTGATCATCTTGGGTGTGACGGCTCAAGGTTATTGGGAGTGGATTAAGCACAAAAGGAGAAAAGACTGA
- a CDS encoding ABC transporter ATP-binding protein, translating into MSVSAVEFKGVSKYFGEVRANSDISFSVAKGTIHGIVGENGAGKSTAMKILFGLYRPDGGEILVHGNPVSFESPIDAMAAKIGMVHQHFMLAEPFTALDNILLQQKGSAFSLLPRKEQKQRLQEIAERYGFTLNLDAKVEDLSVGEQQRLEILKILSQDSEILILDEPTAVLTPQEVQDLFKNLRRLKDEGKTILIITHKLKEVMSLTDSVTVFRTGRVVGNKKTSETNGSELAEMMVGRHIQAPQERQTSVDKTRAVLKFDNVSATLGNHQIEDINITVHSKEIVGVAGVEGNGQDILIRSLLDKHALKKGSVNGSVSSEGLICSFPEDRLRFGMLPARPVYENFILGQHKRSLFSRGIFLKVREIISRTKEIMDTYDIRPHNPLLPFDKLSGGNQQKLVVARALSQKPQVVIAAQPTRGVDIGAIEFIHSELRKARDEGAGILLISSELDELMTLSDRIVVLYKGKLVAEFNRSEFNEIALGTAMGGCK; encoded by the coding sequence ATGAGTGTTTCAGCAGTAGAGTTTAAAGGGGTTTCAAAATACTTCGGCGAAGTCCGCGCGAATTCTGATATTTCTTTCTCTGTTGCTAAAGGCACTATCCACGGCATCGTTGGCGAAAACGGTGCCGGCAAATCCACCGCCATGAAAATCCTTTTCGGACTCTATCGTCCCGATGGCGGTGAAATTCTTGTTCACGGAAATCCGGTTTCTTTTGAATCTCCGATTGATGCCATGGCGGCAAAGATCGGCATGGTTCATCAACACTTTATGTTGGCGGAACCTTTCACCGCTCTTGATAATATTTTGCTGCAACAAAAAGGCTCGGCATTTTCCCTTCTTCCACGCAAAGAACAAAAACAACGTCTGCAAGAAATTGCGGAACGTTATGGTTTTACTTTGAATCTGGATGCGAAGGTTGAAGACCTTTCTGTCGGCGAACAACAGCGTTTGGAAATTCTAAAAATTCTTTCGCAAGACTCTGAGATTTTAATCTTGGATGAGCCGACGGCTGTTTTGACTCCGCAAGAAGTGCAAGACCTGTTTAAGAATCTTCGTCGCTTGAAAGATGAAGGCAAAACGATTCTTATCATCACTCACAAACTCAAAGAAGTGATGAGCCTTACGGATTCAGTCACTGTGTTTCGCACGGGACGTGTTGTGGGAAATAAAAAAACGTCTGAAACAAACGGTTCCGAACTTGCTGAAATGATGGTCGGTCGCCACATTCAAGCTCCTCAAGAAAGACAGACGTCCGTTGATAAAACTCGTGCGGTTTTAAAGTTCGACAATGTCTCTGCGACTTTGGGCAATCATCAGATTGAAGATATCAACATCACCGTTCATTCAAAAGAAATCGTCGGCGTTGCTGGCGTTGAAGGTAACGGACAAGACATTCTGATTCGTTCTTTGCTTGATAAGCACGCTCTGAAAAAAGGTTCCGTAAATGGTTCTGTCTCCAGCGAAGGATTGATTTGCTCTTTTCCAGAGGACCGTTTGCGTTTTGGTATGCTTCCCGCGCGCCCTGTTTATGAGAATTTTATTTTAGGTCAGCACAAGCGTTCTCTTTTCTCGCGCGGTATCTTTTTAAAAGTGCGCGAGATTATTTCTCGCACCAAAGAGATCATGGATACCTACGATATTCGCCCGCACAATCCTCTTTTGCCTTTTGATAAACTTTCCGGAGGCAATCAACAAAAACTTGTTGTCGCTCGCGCCCTTTCGCAAAAACCCCAAGTGGTGATTGCAGCACAGCCGACTCGTGGTGTGGATATCGGTGCGATTGAATTTATTCATAGTGAACTTCGCAAAGCGCGCGATGAAGGCGCTGGCATTCTTTTGATTTCTTCGGAACTTGATGAACTCATGACTCTTTCAGATCGTATTGTGGTTCTATACAAAGGAAAACTGGTGGCGGAATTTAACCGCTCTGAATTTAATGAAATTGCACTAGGAACTGCGATGGGAGGGTGCAAGTGA
- a CDS encoding BMP family lipoprotein translates to MVKSFVTGLLIVLFHIVSFANPIKVGLVLDKGGKDDKSFNSAAYLGATKAEKDLKIDLKYVEATDTNAIENLHRSFARKNFDLVIGIGFAQKEAVKKVAAQFPNVKFAVVDGEVDAKNVRSLLFEEHEGSFLVGALAAMVSKNNAVGFVGGMDIPLIRRFAMGYAAGAKYVNPKINVIENYIGVTGEAWNNPAKAKELALSQYAKGADVVFGAAGASNTGIFDAAEDKKKFAIGCDSNQNWIKPGVILTSMLKAVDVAVYDTIKETQEGKFTGGVSHFGLKNNGVNYTLDQYNDKLVTPDMRKKLEDIKKKIIAGQIQVPDYYKKK, encoded by the coding sequence ATGGTTAAATCGTTCGTTACTGGCCTGTTAATTGTGTTATTCCACATTGTTTCTTTCGCAAATCCAATTAAAGTCGGATTGGTTCTAGATAAGGGCGGTAAAGACGATAAATCTTTCAACTCCGCAGCTTACCTTGGCGCAACAAAAGCAGAAAAAGACCTAAAAATTGATCTGAAATACGTCGAAGCCACGGATACAAACGCCATTGAAAACTTGCACCGCTCTTTTGCCCGTAAGAATTTCGATCTTGTGATCGGAATCGGTTTCGCGCAAAAAGAAGCCGTTAAAAAAGTAGCAGCGCAATTTCCAAACGTGAAGTTCGCCGTTGTTGATGGCGAAGTTGATGCAAAGAATGTTCGTTCCCTTTTGTTTGAAGAGCACGAAGGTTCTTTCTTAGTGGGTGCTTTGGCGGCGATGGTTTCTAAAAACAATGCTGTCGGTTTTGTTGGCGGTATGGACATTCCTTTGATCCGTCGTTTCGCGATGGGATACGCAGCCGGTGCGAAATACGTAAATCCAAAAATCAACGTGATTGAAAACTACATCGGTGTCACTGGTGAAGCTTGGAACAATCCTGCGAAAGCAAAAGAGTTGGCGCTTTCTCAATACGCAAAAGGCGCTGACGTTGTGTTTGGTGCAGCGGGTGCTTCCAACACTGGTATCTTCGATGCCGCTGAAGACAAAAAGAAATTCGCGATTGGTTGTGACTCGAATCAAAACTGGATCAAACCCGGCGTGATTTTGACGAGCATGTTGAAAGCCGTGGACGTTGCGGTTTACGACACGATCAAAGAAACTCAAGAAGGAAAGTTCACTGGTGGTGTGAGCCACTTTGGTCTTAAGAACAACGGTGTGAACTACACTTTGGATCAATACAACGACAAGCTTGTGACTCCGGATATGAGAAAAAAGCTTGAAGACATCAAAAAGAAAATCATCGCTGGCCAAATTCAAGTTCCTGACTACTACAAAAAGAAATAG
- a CDS encoding Crp/Fnr family transcriptional regulator gives MESQTILNGGVNSLGFMGNQNLNIPNTSNVPYEVIHLKEEEMIFKEGEPAKGLYYVQSGCVKVVVNRSHARGRTTTNEYVTKLVSPGEYFGYKALVKGMPAQSHAKAVKSTVLWLYPRELIQVAIAQASPLVKLLLNQAVNDLESFETISQLHYLASVQERIAYQLVLLADKFGVQTPNGISLNLKLTRNEFAQLASTINESLSRHLTEFKNEGLIDLNGKEIIIKNKDGLMKRSGNF, from the coding sequence ATGGAATCTCAAACGATACTCAATGGCGGAGTAAACTCCCTTGGTTTTATGGGCAATCAAAACCTAAATATTCCGAATACTTCAAACGTTCCTTATGAAGTCATTCATCTCAAAGAAGAGGAGATGATCTTCAAAGAAGGGGAACCGGCGAAGGGTCTGTATTACGTGCAATCTGGCTGTGTTAAAGTTGTAGTAAACCGCTCTCATGCCCGCGGACGCACAACTACAAATGAATATGTAACCAAACTGGTGTCTCCAGGAGAATATTTTGGTTACAAGGCTTTGGTAAAAGGCATGCCTGCCCAGAGTCATGCGAAAGCTGTTAAGTCGACAGTGCTTTGGCTTTACCCACGCGAATTGATTCAAGTGGCGATTGCTCAAGCAAGTCCGTTAGTAAAATTGCTGCTCAACCAAGCAGTGAACGATCTTGAGTCTTTTGAAACTATCAGCCAGCTTCACTATTTGGCATCGGTGCAAGAACGCATCGCTTACCAACTGGTTTTGCTTGCTGACAAATTCGGGGTGCAAACTCCAAACGGAATTTCATTGAATTTGAAACTGACACGCAATGAGTTCGCTCAGCTTGCCAGCACAATCAATGAATCTTTGTCTCGTCATCTGACTGAGTTTAAAAATGAAGGTCTTATCGATCTAAACGGTAAAGAGATCATCATTAAAAACAAAGATGGCTTGATGAAAAGATCCGGCAACTTCTAA
- a CDS encoding S8 family serine peptidase codes for MKLLISFLSVCFSFQFAFASSPFSNLAGVKYSLGFSPYYSQQNPGRRLKIAVLDKGFYGYEKELGRSLPASTRYVAGPVANPENVNVEHGLRMAQILVAMMTNDMQATQWMPELTLYNVFGFSNFKAAIDDVIANKVDLVLYSEVWEYGGNFDGTGFINNEVNRATRNGVIWVNAAGNFSLTTYNSGIRTLKDDWVQLPDQNNALMIRCENRNGKCPVKIVLSWNDFKNDVELGTDKDLDLALTDDMLNIVQTSALKQSKDPKESRPGFSKYPREIIAAELSAGTYFLRVKNRSQNFVDRDQLRITVDGEVTMPSHSISDTILNPADNTTVITVGASDSDRSSSSKNKPDLLAPSSIQLAGGGEYRGSSNAAAIVAAGLGILKSQEPRMTRKDLLDTVTRGNGDGWNQRGVSLNLLEFGPTGPGCFIDVNLNPVPDYVREVLSRGGVPVQTTAAVRVMVPFDPITMAPYLRRNLLNDMIVALPQGGYAVYPRFAAIPPGAVEIFQRPLEAGLCRPPSIGGGKNFHL; via the coding sequence ATGAAGTTATTGATTTCTTTTTTGAGCGTTTGTTTTTCTTTTCAATTCGCCTTTGCATCTTCTCCGTTTTCAAATCTTGCTGGCGTTAAATATTCTTTGGGATTTTCTCCTTACTACTCTCAACAAAATCCAGGACGTCGCCTTAAGATCGCAGTTCTAGATAAAGGATTTTACGGTTACGAAAAAGAGCTGGGCCGATCACTGCCGGCATCCACTCGTTACGTTGCAGGACCTGTGGCAAATCCAGAAAATGTGAATGTGGAGCATGGTCTTCGTATGGCGCAAATCTTAGTTGCCATGATGACAAACGATATGCAGGCCACACAATGGATGCCAGAGCTGACACTTTATAACGTCTTTGGATTTTCAAACTTCAAAGCGGCGATTGATGATGTGATCGCAAACAAAGTGGACCTCGTGCTTTATTCTGAAGTATGGGAGTACGGCGGAAACTTTGATGGCACAGGCTTCATCAATAACGAAGTCAACCGCGCTACTCGTAACGGCGTGATCTGGGTGAATGCCGCCGGGAATTTTTCTTTAACAACTTACAATTCAGGCATTCGCACACTGAAAGACGATTGGGTGCAGTTGCCAGATCAAAACAATGCCTTGATGATTCGCTGTGAAAACCGCAATGGCAAATGCCCTGTGAAAATCGTTCTTTCCTGGAATGATTTTAAAAACGACGTGGAGCTTGGAACAGATAAGGACCTGGATCTTGCTTTAACGGACGATATGCTCAATATCGTGCAAACAAGTGCTTTGAAACAATCCAAAGATCCAAAAGAATCCCGTCCTGGTTTTTCAAAATACCCGCGTGAGATTATCGCAGCAGAACTTTCTGCTGGAACATACTTTTTGCGCGTGAAAAATCGCTCACAAAACTTTGTGGATCGCGATCAATTGCGCATCACGGTCGATGGCGAAGTGACAATGCCCTCTCATAGCATCAGCGACACAATTCTAAATCCCGCTGACAACACAACGGTCATTACTGTGGGTGCTTCTGATTCGGATCGTTCATCATCATCAAAAAACAAGCCCGATCTTTTAGCGCCGTCTTCTATTCAGTTGGCAGGTGGCGGAGAATATCGTGGCAGCTCCAATGCCGCGGCCATTGTGGCAGCAGGTTTGGGAATTTTAAAATCTCAAGAGCCACGCATGACTCGCAAAGATCTTTTAGACACAGTCACTCGCGGCAATGGCGATGGTTGGAATCAGCGTGGAGTTTCGTTGAATCTTTTGGAATTCGGGCCAACGGGCCCTGGATGTTTTATCGACGTGAATCTAAATCCAGTTCCTGATTATGTTCGCGAAGTTTTGTCTCGTGGCGGAGTTCCTGTTCAAACGACAGCGGCCGTTCGCGTGATGGTCCCGTTTGATCCAATCACGATGGCACCTTATCTTCGTCGCAATTTATTAAACGACATGATCGTGGCACTTCCACAAGGAGGATACGCGGTGTATCCGCGTTTTGCTGCCATTCCTCCGGGAGCCGTCGAAATTTTCCAACGTCCTCTTGAAGCCGGACTTTGCCGTCCTCCTTCCATCGGTGGTGGGAAGAATTTCCATCTCTAG
- the tsaA gene encoding tRNA (N6-threonylcarbamoyladenosine(37)-N6)-methyltransferase TrmO: MEPIGYLESCFRDKFGTPRQPGLVKEAWARLKIRADLQPEESLQGLEGFSHVWLVWVFHQNKTARFHAKVHPPRLEGKTMGLFATRSPHRPNPIGLSLVELIKVEKDGIIVAGADLVDGTPILDIKPYLPEVEAIPNARTGWPAEIAKDPIHVEFTEHAEALMKEWEARLPDQSLRKVVEETLKLDPRPVVYRGYEEKESPYRNEHAVRLFDGDVHFKFETPTLVRVFDIRFIHI, translated from the coding sequence ATGGAACCTATTGGCTATTTAGAATCTTGTTTTCGCGATAAATTCGGGACGCCGCGACAGCCTGGCCTTGTGAAGGAGGCTTGGGCGCGCCTGAAAATTCGTGCGGATCTTCAACCTGAAGAATCTCTTCAGGGGCTCGAAGGTTTTAGTCATGTGTGGCTCGTGTGGGTTTTTCATCAAAATAAAACGGCGCGTTTTCATGCAAAGGTTCATCCTCCGCGTCTTGAAGGAAAGACCATGGGCTTGTTTGCGACTCGCAGTCCACATCGTCCCAATCCGATCGGCCTTTCGTTGGTGGAGCTTATTAAAGTCGAGAAAGACGGGATCATCGTTGCTGGAGCCGATCTTGTGGACGGCACGCCCATCTTGGATATCAAGCCTTATCTGCCTGAGGTGGAGGCTATCCCTAACGCGCGCACGGGCTGGCCTGCGGAGATCGCTAAAGACCCTATCCATGTAGAATTTACCGAGCACGCAGAAGCTTTGATGAAAGAGTGGGAAGCACGTCTTCCAGATCAGTCGTTAAGAAAAGTTGTCGAGGAAACCCTCAAGTTAGACCCGCGCCCTGTGGTTTATCGCGGTTATGAGGAAAAAGAATCTCCTTATCGCAATGAGCACGCGGTTCGTTTGTTTGATGGAGATGTCCATTTCAAATTTGAAACTCCCACTTTAGTCCGAGTTTTTGATATTCGTTTCATACATATTTAG
- a CDS encoding isopenicillin N synthase family dioxygenase produces MRTLDTASHSENSTLRKVPTLSLASYTKGSDADRAKFIDNLFTGLKEYGFIILKDHNVKAADLHKAYDILQKFYSLPTDVKKSYISPKAGFQRGYTPFGQEHAKDSPVMDLKEFWHVGRVLPEGHALKTVYPENVWPTETPEFKSHFTALFDALEEAGNVMLEALTMPLEVEKDFFAKMTKDGNSILRLLHYPPIPEGVDPRCVRAAAHEDINFITILPAATASGLQLKDRDGQWLDIDSEPDTLIVDVGDMLARLTNDVLPSTTHRVINPQDGKNQSRYSMPFFMHPHPEAMLSCLPSCKGTGAKYPDITGHDFLMQRLREIGLIK; encoded by the coding sequence GTGAGAACATTGGATACTGCTTCTCATTCTGAAAACAGCACTCTTCGTAAAGTTCCAACATTGAGCCTTGCAAGCTACACAAAGGGCTCAGACGCGGACCGCGCGAAATTCATCGACAATCTTTTCACAGGTCTTAAAGAATACGGTTTCATCATTCTTAAAGATCACAACGTGAAAGCCGCGGACTTACACAAAGCTTACGATATCCTTCAAAAATTTTATTCTCTTCCAACAGACGTAAAAAAATCTTACATCTCTCCAAAGGCGGGCTTCCAACGTGGTTACACTCCATTTGGTCAAGAGCACGCTAAAGATTCTCCAGTGATGGACTTAAAAGAGTTCTGGCACGTGGGTCGCGTTCTTCCTGAAGGCCACGCTTTGAAAACAGTTTACCCAGAAAACGTATGGCCGACAGAGACTCCTGAATTTAAATCTCACTTCACAGCTTTGTTTGATGCTTTGGAAGAAGCAGGAAACGTGATGCTGGAAGCATTGACGATGCCTCTTGAAGTTGAAAAAGACTTCTTCGCGAAAATGACGAAAGATGGAAATTCAATCTTGCGTCTTCTTCACTATCCGCCGATTCCTGAAGGTGTTGATCCTCGTTGCGTGCGCGCAGCGGCTCATGAAGATATCAACTTCATTACAATCTTGCCAGCAGCGACGGCTTCCGGTCTTCAATTGAAAGATCGTGATGGTCAATGGTTGGATATCGATTCTGAACCAGACACGTTGATCGTCGATGTGGGTGATATGTTGGCTCGTTTAACAAACGACGTATTGCCTTCAACTACTCACCGTGTGATCAACCCGCAAGACGGTAAAAACCAAAGCCGTTACTCAATGCCGTTCTTTATGCATCCGCATCCAGAAGCGATGTTGAGCTGCTTGCCATCTTGTAAAGGGACAGGCGCGAAATACCCTGATATCACTGGACACGATTTCTTGATGCAACGTTTGCGTGAGATCGGTCTTATCAAATAG
- a CDS encoding valine--tRNA ligase yields MSEQLSDRYNPADVETRTYQWWENAGYFKAQDQSTKPPFSIILPPPNVTGFLHMGHALDHTIQDMLIRWKRMNGYNTMWLPGTDHAGIATQSVVERELKKENITRHELGREKFVGKVWEWKHQYGDRIYSQMRRLGDSCDWERAVFTLDEGVSKAVRKVFVSLHKKGLIYRGQRLVNWSGPLETAISDLEVEHKQIKGSLYHIKYPLEDGSGFLIVATTRPETMLGDTALCVNPDDERYKHLIGKNVIVPLINRKIKIIADTYVDKAFGSGVVKITPAHDFNDYKIGKTHHLEFINILTKKAEMNENAGPYQGLKVQEARKRVLEDLKAQNLLEKEEPYVHSVGHCSRSGAVVEPFLSEQWFVKMEQLATPAKRVVESGTIRFEPESWTKVYLHWLNNIEDWCISRQLWWGHRIPVWYCTNCHHQNVSETDVTACEKCGNTKLTQDEDVLDTWFSSALWPFSTMGWPTETETLKTFYPTSYLVTGHDIIFFWVARMIMMGLEFKRDVPFRTVYIHGLVRDSQGRKMSKSLGNSVDPVEMIEKYGADALRFTFAAHLYSGKDFKFSEQRLEGYRNFMNKIWNAARFALSNLADFKVPAEGVKALPNKGQISVFDQWIITKLAEVTKEVEEAMEGERFSDAANALYQFIWNQFCDWYIEFTKPIMNGNNMEEKQATQLVIAQVLNRMMRLLHPFAPFISEEIYQKLPIKGTACIVDQFPNTRNDKEFLSLGSAQAALEIDIVKEVITAIRNIRGENRISPAVKINVRLGVTNDQVQKILGNNRTAILTMGRVENLEIGEEGNLMKCAVAPVVVKDTNVKVIIPLEGLVDFDEEVKRINKLIEKLQKDITMLSGKLSNEKFIANADEEVVAADKALLAQSKIQLESLRDALTRFQ; encoded by the coding sequence ATGTCAGAACAATTATCCGATCGTTACAATCCCGCAGACGTGGAAACTCGTACCTATCAATGGTGGGAGAATGCTGGATACTTCAAAGCACAAGATCAGTCCACAAAACCTCCGTTTTCAATCATCCTTCCTCCACCGAACGTCACAGGTTTCTTGCACATGGGTCACGCTTTGGATCACACGATTCAAGACATGCTCATTCGTTGGAAGCGCATGAATGGTTACAACACAATGTGGTTGCCAGGAACGGATCACGCGGGCATCGCAACTCAATCGGTTGTTGAAAGAGAACTTAAAAAAGAAAATATCACTCGTCATGAATTAGGCCGTGAAAAATTCGTAGGCAAAGTGTGGGAGTGGAAACATCAATATGGCGATCGTATTTATTCACAAATGCGCCGTCTTGGTGACTCTTGCGATTGGGAACGCGCCGTTTTCACATTGGATGAAGGCGTTTCTAAAGCCGTTCGCAAAGTTTTCGTGAGCCTTCACAAAAAAGGTTTGATCTACCGTGGTCAACGCCTGGTGAACTGGTCAGGCCCTCTTGAGACAGCGATTTCCGATTTGGAAGTTGAACACAAACAAATCAAGGGTTCCCTTTATCACATCAAGTATCCACTTGAAGATGGTTCTGGTTTCTTGATTGTCGCAACAACTCGTCCTGAAACAATGCTGGGCGATACCGCTCTTTGCGTAAATCCAGATGATGAACGCTATAAACATTTGATCGGCAAAAACGTGATCGTTCCTTTGATCAACAGAAAGATAAAAATCATCGCAGACACTTACGTTGATAAGGCTTTCGGTTCGGGCGTTGTGAAAATCACTCCGGCGCATGACTTTAACGATTATAAAATCGGTAAAACTCATCACTTGGAGTTCATCAACATTCTGACAAAAAAAGCAGAGATGAACGAAAACGCAGGTCCTTACCAAGGCTTGAAAGTTCAAGAAGCTCGTAAGCGCGTGTTGGAAGATTTAAAAGCACAAAACCTTCTTGAAAAAGAAGAACCTTATGTTCACTCAGTAGGTCACTGCTCTCGTTCGGGCGCAGTTGTTGAGCCTTTCTTGTCTGAGCAGTGGTTTGTAAAAATGGAGCAGCTTGCAACGCCCGCAAAACGCGTTGTTGAAAGCGGCACAATTCGTTTTGAACCGGAATCTTGGACAAAAGTATACTTGCACTGGCTGAACAACATCGAAGACTGGTGTATTTCTCGTCAATTGTGGTGGGGTCACCGCATTCCGGTTTGGTATTGCACGAACTGCCATCACCAAAACGTGAGCGAAACAGATGTGACCGCTTGTGAAAAATGCGGAAACACGAAACTGACTCAAGACGAAGACGTTTTGGATACATGGTTTAGTTCGGCTCTTTGGCCGTTCTCAACAATGGGTTGGCCGACAGAGACTGAAACTCTGAAAACATTCTACCCAACAAGTTACTTGGTGACTGGTCACGATATCATCTTCTTCTGGGTGGCTCGTATGATCATGATGGGTCTTGAGTTCAAACGTGATGTTCCGTTCCGCACAGTTTACATCCACGGTCTGGTGCGTGACTCTCAAGGTCGCAAGATGTCTAAGTCTTTGGGCAACTCTGTCGATCCGGTTGAGATGATTGAAAAGTACGGAGCAGATGCTTTGCGCTTTACATTCGCGGCTCACTTGTACTCTGGAAAAGATTTTAAATTCAGTGAACAACGTCTTGAAGGCTACAGAAACTTTATGAACAAGATCTGGAATGCGGCTCGTTTCGCGCTTTCAAATCTTGCTGACTTCAAAGTGCCTGCGGAAGGTGTGAAAGCCCTTCCAAACAAAGGCCAAATCAGTGTGTTTGACCAATGGATCATCACAAAGTTGGCAGAGGTCACAAAAGAAGTGGAAGAAGCAATGGAAGGCGAAAGATTCTCTGACGCTGCCAATGCTCTTTACCAATTTATTTGGAATCAGTTCTGCGATTGGTACATTGAATTTACAAAACCAATCATGAACGGCAACAACATGGAAGAAAAACAAGCGACTCAACTTGTGATTGCGCAAGTTTTGAATCGCATGATGCGCTTGTTGCATCCATTTGCTCCGTTTATTTCAGAAGAGATTTACCAAAAGCTTCCGATCAAAGGCACGGCTTGTATCGTGGACCAGTTCCCGAATACACGTAACGATAAAGAATTCCTAAGCCTGGGCTCTGCTCAAGCGGCTCTTGAAATCGATATCGTGAAGGAAGTGATCACGGCGATTCGTAACATTCGTGGTGAAAACCGCATCAGCCCGGCTGTAAAAATCAACGTGCGTTTGGGTGTGACAAATGACCAAGTTCAAAAAATCTTGGGCAACAACCGCACGGCTATTTTGACAATGGGACGTGTTGAGAATCTTGAAATCGGAGAAGAAGGCAACCTGATGAAGTGCGCTGTCGCTCCGGTTGTGGTGAAAGACACGAATGTGAAAGTGATCATCCCGCTTGAAGGCTTGGTCGATTTTGATGAAGAAGTAAAACGCATCAACAAGTTGATCGAAAAACTTCAAAAAGACATCACTATGCTTTCTGGTAAACTTTCAAACGAGAAGTTTATTGCGAATGCCGACGAAGAAGTTGTAGCAGCGGATAAGGCTTTGTTAGCTCAGTCCAAGATCCAACTGGAGTCTTTGCGTGATGCTTTGACTCGTTTCCAATAA